The proteins below come from a single Pieris brassicae chromosome 1, ilPieBrab1.1, whole genome shotgun sequence genomic window:
- the LOC123713872 gene encoding pre-mRNA-splicing regulator female-lethal(2)D gives MSEELERHVETASDAAAGSGVTNVARVLLTPQQLETATAESLRTSWKNQDSYIEHLETLNKQLEGSLEKAKGVEERIRQQYAESQHREKVLVRRLAAKEQEIQDYVSQITELKSSHASLNGRPSLLDPAVNMLILRLKQELTSTKAKLEETQNELSAWKFTPDSNTGKKLMAKCRLLHQENEDLGRMTSSGRIAKLEGDLALQKSFSEEVKKSQSEMDEFLQELDEDVEGMQSTVLFLQQELRATHATVNGNRPNTPADKRTYSGSECSDTPVGKRRRASVLSLDYNEEEEPLTVTNGEAD, from the exons ATGTCAGAGGAGTTAGAGAGACATGTCGAGACGGCGAGCGACGCTGCCGCTGGCAGCGGCGTCACAAACGTGGCGCGAGTGTTATTGACCCCTCAGCAGCTCGAGACAGCGACCGCGGAGTCTCTCCGTACCTCGTGGAAAAACCAGGACTCGTATATTGAGCACCTCGAGACATTGAACAAACAGTTGGAAG GCAGCTTGGAAAAGGCGAAAGGTGTAGAAGAAAGAATAAGGCAACAATATGCAGAGTCACAACATCGCGAAAAGGTTCTTGTTAGGAGATTAGCTGCTAAAGAACAAGAAATACAAGACTATGtt AGTCAAATCACAGAACTCAAATCATCACACGCAAGTTTAAATGGGCGACCGTCGTTACTGGATCCAGCCGTTAACATGCTTATATTAAGGCTTAAGCAGGAGCTAACATCAACTAAAGCTAAGCTAGAGGAGACTCAAAATGAATTATCGGCCTGGAAATTTACACCAGACTCAAATACTGGGAAAAAGCTAATGGCAAAATGTCGTCTGTTGCATCAAGAGAATGAAGATCTCGGCCGAATGACTTCTAGTGGCCGGATAGCTAAGTTAGAAGGTGATTTGGCATTGCAGAAAAGTTTTAGTGAAGAAGTTAAAAAGTCACAATCCG AAATGGATGAGTTCCTACAAGAATTAGATGAAGATGTGGAAGGGATGCAGAGCACAGTGCTATTCTTGCAACAAGAGTTGCGAGCGACACATGCTACAGTTAATGGAAACCGGCCAAACACACCCGCTGACAAACGAACTTACTCGGGTAGTGAGTGCAGTGACACACCAGTCGGAAAACGGCGCCGCGCCTCTGTGCTTTCTCTAGACTATAATGAAGAAGAAGAACCACTGACAGTGACTAACGGTGAAGCGGACTAG
- the LOC123711233 gene encoding centrosomal protein of 162 kDa, with amino-acid sequence MSSISSSKEMKEMSCDSSNKEFLLLEKTCEALKDSDEEIKMIFNEIKKLSHNNHVEITDEDDVELILRKAENIANETENLLKSSPVVTNKATSYLGDTSAISEVKVDKSKSLEAPKEGNKSFKVSPGVRRNGKDNIDSRRKSKTRPFSAGVVDSKKKEAAKVARLTSGTPKKLNCKHDQQLEELKDTNERVKSLELLNVQLVDDCKALKKKVNELEEDKQVAEFKLVECEKFVNRLAKEYNNRETELKNYKQNEQSALIELNKEKNERKNFSIQREKDAMIIQDLQRQVKEMELILRRKHPDSVSALIVASKSSTVDDNKKKLLEDRILRLEKELKDKETHFHQVLISLQEKFTDMKQKYENHIVDVERQLMDDKKTNNDLKNKINKVNLQDIAVQTVQKSQHTVGTQTFLKADRASSAVSRLTQNSALIFNRLKEDSYLIATIKGLQTELTAKQRTISKINRETEELRKNLRNLQKEKEILMNLNPQKKSTCRPAKSAESVMLKVTHEMEAEISDVRKQKELLMEERVGLLASLKRSNEDLIMLKKKRIQDLHTLQLAHEKELMQMNMQLYPLQEEIKLLNRTVEILQERVRTADDKLIKYQATEMHAGGDNFGSKGNSRK; translated from the exons ATGTCATCCATATCTAGTTCGAAGGAAATGAAGGAAATGTCCTGTGATAGCAGTAATAAGGAGTTCCTACTCTTAGAAAAAACTTGCGAAGCCCTCAAAGACAGCGatgaagaaattaaaatgatcTTCAATGAAATCAAAAAACTGTCTCACAATAATCATGTTGAAATAACCGACGAAGACGACGTGGAGTTGATATTGAGAAAAGCCGAAAACATAGcaaatgaaacagaaaacttACTGAAAAGCAGTCCAGTGGTTACTAATAAGGCTACCTCTTATCTAGGTGATACATCAGCTATTTCCGAAGTAAAAGTTGATAAGTCAAAAAGCTTAGAAGCTCCCAAGGAAGGCAACAAATCCTTTAAG GTCAGCCCAGGAGTAAGGCGAAATGGGAAAGACAATATTGATAGTCGACGTAAGTCGAAAACAAGACCTTTCTCCGCAGGAGTAGTAGATTCTAAGAAAAAAGAAGCCGCGAAAGTAGCTCGGCTGACGTCTGGTACGCCgaaaaaacttaattgtaaACACGATCAGCAGTTGGAAGAGCTAAAGGATACAAATGAAAGAGTAAAAAGTCTTGAATTATTAAACGTACAACTTGTAGACGATTGTAAGGCgttaaagaaaaaagtaaatgaaTTAGAAGAGGATAAACAAGTGGctgaatttaaattagttgAATGCGAGAAATTCGTTAATCGGCTTGCAaaggaatataataatagagaaactgaacttaaaaattataagcaaAATGAGCAAAGTGCATTGATTGAGTTAAACAAGGAGAAGAATGAAAGAAAGAACTTTAGTATCCAACGTGAGAAAGATGCTATGATTATACAGGACTTGCAAAGGCAGGTTAAGGAAATGGAGTTGATATTGAGGAGGAAACATCCGGACTCTGTTTCGGCGTTAATTG TTGCATCAAAATCATCCACAGTCGATGACaacaaaaagaaattgttaGAAGATCGTATATTGAGATTAGAAAAGGAATTGAAAGACAAAGAAACGCATTTTCACCAAGTTTTAATAAGCCTTCAAGAAAAGTTTACCgatatgaaacagaaatacGAGAATCATATAGTCGACGTAGAGAGACAGCTAATGGATGACAAAAAAACCAATAacgacttaaaaaataaaattaataaagttaatttacaaGACATTGCCGTCCAAACAGTCCAAAAAAGTCAACATACGGTTGGGACACAGACTTTTTTAAAGGCTGACAGAGCATCATCAGCCGTTAGTAGACTAACCCAGAATTCAGCCTTAATTTTCAACAGACTGAAAGAAGACAGCTACCTCATTGCTACAATAAAAGGATTACAGACTGAACTTACAGCGAAACAACGAACAATTTCTAAAATTAACCGGGAAACGGAGGAGTTAAGAAAGAATTTGAGAAACTTGCAAAAGGAAAAAGAAA ttttaatgaatttaaaccCGCAAAAGAAAAGTACATGTAGACCAGCTAAGTCAGCTGAGAGTGTGATGCTTAAAGTGACTCATGAGATGGAAGCTGAAATATCAGATGTAAGGAAGCAGAAGGAGCTCCTCATGGAAGAAAGGGTGGGTCTTCTCGCGTCTTTAAAAAGGTCTAATGAAGATCTAATTATGTTGAAAAAGAAACGTATTCAAGat CTTCATACACTACAATTGGCTCATGAAAAAGAGCTAATGCAGATGAACATGCAACTGTACCCTCTACAAGAAGAAATTAAACTGCTAAATCGCACTGTTGAAATTCTTCAGGAACGGGTAAGAACAGCGGATGACAAGTTGATAAAGTACCAAGCGACTGAAATGCATGCGGGTGGGGATAATTTTGGGTCCAAGGGGAATAGCCGTAAATGA
- the LOC123711239 gene encoding carboxypeptidase B-like — MELLYRSVAFLAVTTAVFATPLLNELPPGKEWPERLSVKQPYEPEETTQSPEYYSTFSSDLSFNEKPSEHINEVLPALNEKVENIDAADRSTSPGTNVEKSETINENLPQVNEKADQKRETNESLKDVLGVAKDAEKENKVNYSGAQVWKVSTEKSGVRTVLGRLRRRNLIATWSGNHSYVDVFVKPHAVENVTRAFKRENIEYDVIIDDLQKRIDEENPPLDQNEIELQDRRGHRMTWKQYHRLEDIHGFLDYLAKTYSAIISVRSIGKSFEGRDLKVLRISNGRPSNKAVFIDGGIHAREWISPATVTYFINQFAENFDEEEDDIRNIDWYFLPVVNPDGYEYTHTADRLWRKNRKPAVGRQCAGTDLNRNFGYRWGGKGASANPCSDIFRGNRMFSEPESKALSDFIKNTAANFTAYLTYHSYGQYILYPWGYDNVVPPDHQSLDEVGKSMADAIKETGGSKYTVGSSSGVLYPASGGSDDWAKGQGIKYSFTIELSDKGRYGFILPTSHIEPVAKESLAGLRVLARYVNKY; from the exons ATGGAGTTGCTGTACAGATCGGTCGCGTTTCTAGCGGTCACCACTGCGGTATTTGCTACACCTCTCCTCAACGAACTTCCACCAGGAAAGG aaTGGCCAGAACGTTTGTCTGTCAAGCAACCTTACGAGCCCGAGGAAACAACACAAAGCCCAGAATATTATTCAACTTTTTCATCAGATCTATCATTCAATGAAAAACCTTCAGAACATATAAATGAAGTATTACCAGCGTTGAACGaaaaagtagaaaatataGACGCAGCTGACAGGAGTACTTCACCTGGTACTAATGTTGAAAAATCAGAAACCATAAATGAAAACTTGCCACAAGTAAACGAGAAAGCCGATCAAAAGAGAGAAACAAATGAATCCCTAAAAGACGTTTTAGGCGTTGCTAAGGATGCTGAGAAAGAAAATAAGGTAAATTACTCAGGGGCTCAGGTGTGGAAGGTCTCAACTGAGAAGAGTGGAGTTCGGACAGTCCTTGGGCGCCTACGAAGAAGAAACT taaTCGCCACATGGTCCGGAAACCACTCTTATGTAGACGTTTTTGTCAAGCCCCATGCTGTGGAGAACGTAACAAGAGCTTTCAAAAgagaaaatatagaatatgATGTCATTATCGATGATCTACAAAAGCGAATCGACGAAGAGAACCCTCCACTAGATCAAAACGAAATCGAATTGCAGGATAGAAGAg gacATCGAATGACGTGGAAGCAATATCATAGACTTGAGGATATCCACGGATTTTTAGACTACTTAGCCAAAACATATTCCGCTATAATAAGCGTTCGGTCTATAGGAAAATCATTTGAAGGAAGAGATCTTaag GTATTGCGTATTTCAAATGGTAGACCTTCAAATAAGGCAGTGTTCATAGATGGTGGGATACATGCGCGGGAGTGGATAAGTCCAGCAACAGTCACGTATTTTATCAACCAATTCGCTGAAAACTTTGACGAGGAGGAAGACGACATCAGAAATATAGACTG gtaCTTCCTACCCGTGGTGAACCCTGATGGTTACGAATACACCCACACCGCTGATCGTTTATGGAGAAAAAACAGAAAACCAGCTGTTGGCAGGCAATGCGCTGGTACCGATCTCAATAGGAATTTCGG ataccGTTGGGGCGGCAAGGGTGCTTCAGCTAATCCCTGCAGCGACATATTCAGAGGAAACCGAATGTTCTCAGAGCCAGAATCGAAAGCTTTGTCA GATTTTATCAAGAATACAGCAGCTAACTTTACAGCATACCTAACATACCACAGTTATGGCCAGTACATTTTGTACCCATGGGGATATGATAATGTGGTGCCCCCAGATCACCAAAGCTTAGATGAGGTTGGAAAGAGCATGGCAGAT gCAATAAAAGAAACAGGTGGGTCAAAATACACAGTGGGATCATCAAGTGGAGTATTGTATCCTGCTTCAGGAGGATCAGATGACTGGGCAAAAGGGCAAGGAATCAAGTACTCATTTACAATAGAACTGAGTGACAAAGGCCGATATGGTTTCATATTGCCTACTTCACACATTGAACCTGTTGCTAAAGAATCCCTGGCAGGATTAAGAGTATTGGCACGttatgtaaacaaatattaa